The DNA sequence ACATCGAAGATCGGATGAGCCAGTTCGAGGACCTTGTCTCCGACATCTCCTACACCGAGGTGTCCGTCGCCGAGGTCGCGCAGGTGCGCGGTCAGCTGCACGACGCCGTCGACTGCGCGCTGGAGATCGAGTTGGGGGTCATCGAGCTCGCCGCGGCTCAGGCGCGTGTGGGCACTTATCGAACCCGTCACCTGCGGTAGGCGCCACCGGCTCACCGGTCGCGCGTGAGCAGCGGCTCGACGCGGTCGGCCGCGTCCTGGGGGTCCTCGTGCTCCCAGATGCGCACCACCGACCAGCCGCGGGCCTCCAGCGCGGCCGTCGTCTCGGCGTCGCGGCGCATGTTCCCCGCGATCTTCGCCTGCCAGTAGTCGGTGTGGGTCGCCGGGATGCGGCAGTGGTCCGGGCAGCCGTGCCAGAAGCAGCCGTCGATCAGCACGACGACGCGCGCGCGGGTGAAGACCAGGTCGGCCGTGCGGCGCAGGGTCGGCTCGGGGCGGATGTCGACGCGGTACCGGTAGCCGCGGGCGTGCAGGGCGCGGCGCACCGCGAGCTCGGGCTGGGTGTCGCGCGAGCGATTGCCCCGCATCGATCGGCGGGCGTGCTCGGAGGAAGCCCATGACTCAGGGGCCATGCCTGGCACTGTACGCGCGGCGCAGCGGCCCGGGACGGGCGAGGCGGACCGGACCTGTCGGCGCCACCGTCTAGATTGCCTGTCGTGGCAGACGTGACGCCGATCGGCTCGGCGCGACCGGCGGCGCTGGAGTTCTTCGCCGGCATCGGCCTCGCGCGCCTGGGCCTGGAGCGCGCGGGGTTCCGCGTGTCGTGGGCCAACGACTACGAGCCCGACAAGCGGGCCATGTACACCGCTCAGTTCGCCGACCGACCGGGCGAGCACACCTTCGCGCTCGGAGACGTGGGCCGGGTCGAGGTCGACGACCTCCCGGTGGACGCGGCGCTCGCCTGGGCGTCGTCGCCGTGCACCGACCTGTCGCTCGCCGGCGGCCGCGCGGGCCTGGCGGGCGCCGAGTCCGGGTCGTTCTGGCATGTCGTGCGGCTGCTCACCGGCCTTTGTGAACGCCGCCCGCGCGTGGTGGTCCTGGAGAACGTCGTCGGGCTCGCGACCTCGCACGGCGGCGACGACCTCACCGCCGCGATCACCGCGTTCAACGGCCTCGGGTATTCGGTCGACGTGCTCGCGCTCGACGCGCGGCGGTTCCTCCCACAGTCGCGCCCCCGCCTCTTTCTTGTCGGCGCGCAGCAGCCCCCGGCGGACACCCCCGAGGCGAACCCCGACCTGCGCCCTGACTGGCTGCAGTGGGTGTACGGCGACACGTCGCTGCGGACCCACCGCGCCCCGCTGCCCGCGCCCCCGGCGCCGCTGACCGGCGGACTCGGCGACGTCGTCGAGCAGGTGCCGCTGGACGACGGGCGGTGGTGGGACGAGGCCCGCACCGAGGCGTTCGTCGCCTCGCTCTCCCCCACGCAGCGCTCGCGCGTCGCCGCGCTGCGGCGGGCGCCGGGCGTGCGGTACCGCACGGCCTACCGGCGCACGCGTCACGGGGTCGCGGTCTGGGAGGTGCGCCCGGACGACATCGCGGGCTGCCTGCGCACGGCCCGCGGCGGATCGTCGAAGCAGGCCGTCGTGCGGCTGGGGGGATCGCGGCTGCGCGTGCGGTGGATGACGCCGCGTGAGTACGCGCGCCTCATGGGCGCGGGCGACTACGACCTGAGCGCTGCGCGCACCAACCAGGCGTTGTTCGGCTTCGGCGACGCCGTCGCGGTGCCCGTGGTGGAGTGGCTGGCGAGGCACTACCTGATGCCCCTGGTGCGCGGCGAGCTGGCGCCGCGGTCGCCCGCTCAGCCCGCCGCGGCGTCCTTATCGTTCGACGGCGGCTCGGCCGCGTGGGCGTCGGCGTACAAGTAGTCGTCGCGGTTGGGGCGACTGATGTCCTCGGCCTGCGCGGGCATCTGCGGAATCTCGACCGTCGGGTGCTCGATGGGCTCCCACGGCACGGTGGCCAGGATGTGCTCGATGGCGTTGAGGCGGCTGGCCCGCTTGTCCTCCGACTCGATCGTCACCCAGCGCGCCCAGAACACATCGGTCGAGGCGAACATGCGGTCCTTGGCCCGTGAGTAGTCGTTCCAGCGCGTGATGGACTCGGTGTCCATGGGCGAGAGCTTCCATCGCCGCATGGGGTCGCTCGCCCGGGAGACGAAGCGTCGGTGCTGCTCCTC is a window from the Xylanimonas ulmi genome containing:
- a CDS encoding very short patch repair endonuclease, with the translated sequence MAPESWASSEHARRSMRGNRSRDTQPELAVRRALHARGYRYRVDIRPEPTLRRTADLVFTRARVVVLIDGCFWHGCPDHCRIPATHTDYWQAKIAGNMRRDAETTAALEARGWSVVRIWEHEDPQDAADRVEPLLTRDR
- a CDS encoding DNA cytosine methyltransferase is translated as MADVTPIGSARPAALEFFAGIGLARLGLERAGFRVSWANDYEPDKRAMYTAQFADRPGEHTFALGDVGRVEVDDLPVDAALAWASSPCTDLSLAGGRAGLAGAESGSFWHVVRLLTGLCERRPRVVVLENVVGLATSHGGDDLTAAITAFNGLGYSVDVLALDARRFLPQSRPRLFLVGAQQPPADTPEANPDLRPDWLQWVYGDTSLRTHRAPLPAPPAPLTGGLGDVVEQVPLDDGRWWDEARTEAFVASLSPTQRSRVAALRRAPGVRYRTAYRRTRHGVAVWEVRPDDIAGCLRTARGGSSKQAVVRLGGSRLRVRWMTPREYARLMGAGDYDLSAARTNQALFGFGDAVAVPVVEWLARHYLMPLVRGELAPRSPAQPAAASLSFDGGSAAWASAYK